A genomic segment from Chloracidobacterium sp. encodes:
- a CDS encoding ferritin-like domain-containing protein → MLGGPLLTPSAAFGADKAGDIKIANVALNLEHQAIAAYGVGASTGLLDGTALAAAKLFLSHHEQHRDSLISVIKKFGGTPVEPKKDPKEYEAIAKALPNIKSATDILEFALTLEEQAAGAYIGVLTSFSEKDLIPVLAGIGAAEAQHAALLRFVLKKDPLLQGPVVK, encoded by the coding sequence ATGTTGGGCGGCCCGCTGCTAACGCCTTCCGCAGCTTTTGGCGCCGACAAGGCCGGCGACATTAAGATCGCCAACGTTGCCCTCAACCTCGAACATCAAGCTATTGCTGCTTACGGCGTTGGCGCTAGCACTGGCTTGTTGGATGGCACAGCACTAGCTGCAGCCAAGCTGTTCCTCAGTCATCATGAACAGCACCGCGACTCTCTCATCAGCGTTATCAAGAAGTTTGGCGGTACGCCTGTCGAGCCGAAGAAGGACCCGAAAGAATATGAGGCTATTGCCAAGGCCTTGCCGAATATCAAGTCGGCGACCGACATTCTTGAGTTTGCGCTGACGCTAGAGGAGCAGGCGGCCGGTGCTTATATTGGCGTTTTGACCTCCTTCTCGGAAAAAGACCTCATTCCGGTACTAGCGGGCATTGGCGCGGCGGAAGCTCAGCATGCGGCTCTGTTGCGCTTCGTCCTCAAGAAGGACCCACTACTTCAAGGTCCGGTTGTCAAGTAA
- a CDS encoding cytochrome P450 yields the protein MIAQLEAPRAARTLPGANIYRFRTDALRLLQGMYRRYGDVVQFHLGSERVFMVSNPDYIREILVTNHKNFIKGRGLQRARKFLGNGLLTSEGEFHKRQRRLSQPAFHRERIATYARVMAQYAAEMRDEWHPGEQHDIAKEMMRLTLRVVAKTLFDAEVKSETDEIGAALTTTIELFSAVMTLPFFELIEKLPLPFNYRFRAARARLDETVYRIIAERRRSNEDRGDLLSMLLIAQDEEGDGTGMTDEQLRDEVMTIFLAGHETTANALTWTWYLLSQHPEAEAKMHAEVDAVLGDRLPTAADYGKLKYTEMVFAESMRLYPPAWVFGRRALEAFSIGNYRLPARALVLMSPYVVHRRSDFYPAPERFIPERWTPEEKEKRPKFAYFPFGGGPRACIGEGFAWMEGVLILATIAQKWRLRLVPGARVVPEPLITLRPKYGMPMLVEARA from the coding sequence ATGATCGCCCAACTTGAAGCTCCGCGTGCAGCGCGCACTCTGCCGGGCGCGAACATCTATCGCTTTCGGACCGACGCCCTCCGCCTGCTGCAAGGGATGTACCGTCGCTATGGCGATGTCGTTCAGTTTCACCTCGGCAGCGAGCGGGTGTTTATGGTGAGCAACCCCGACTACATTCGGGAAATTCTGGTCACCAATCACAAGAACTTCATCAAGGGACGCGGCTTACAGCGGGCGCGCAAGTTTCTCGGTAACGGCCTGCTCACCAGCGAGGGTGAGTTCCATAAACGGCAGCGCCGGTTGTCGCAACCGGCTTTTCACCGCGAACGCATCGCCACGTACGCGCGCGTCATGGCGCAGTACGCCGCTGAAATGCGCGATGAGTGGCATCCTGGCGAACAGCATGACATCGCCAAGGAAATGATGCGCCTGACGCTGCGGGTCGTCGCCAAAACGCTCTTCGACGCCGAAGTGAAAAGCGAAACGGATGAAATCGGCGCAGCGCTGACGACGACCATTGAGTTGTTTTCCGCTGTAATGACATTGCCGTTCTTTGAGCTGATTGAGAAGCTGCCGCTGCCGTTCAACTATCGCTTCCGTGCGGCGCGGGCGCGGCTGGATGAAACGGTTTACCGCATCATCGCCGAGCGCCGCCGCTCAAACGAGGATCGCGGCGACTTACTTTCGATGCTACTCATTGCACAGGATGAAGAAGGCGACGGCACGGGGATGACGGATGAGCAACTTCGGGATGAAGTAATGACCATCTTTCTGGCCGGCCACGAAACCACCGCCAACGCCCTGACCTGGACATGGTACTTGCTGTCGCAGCACCCGGAAGCCGAAGCTAAAATGCACGCGGAGGTTGACGCCGTACTCGGCGACCGGCTGCCGACCGCAGCCGACTACGGCAAGCTCAAGTACACGGAAATGGTTTTCGCTGAAAGTATGCGCCTGTACCCACCGGCGTGGGTCTTCGGACGGCGCGCGCTGGAGGCGTTCTCGATCGGTAACTACCGGCTGCCGGCGCGGGCGTTGGTGTTGATGAGTCCGTATGTCGTCCACCGGCGCTCAGATTTTTATCCTGCGCCGGAGCGATTCATCCCCGAACGCTGGACGCCAGAGGAAAAGGAAAAACGGCCGAAGTTCGCCTACTTCCCGTTTGGCGGCGGCCCGCGTGCCTGTATTGGCGAGGGTTTTGCATGGATGGAAGGCGTTCTGATTTTGGCGACAATAGCGCAGAAGTGGCGGTTGCGGCTGGTACCGGGCGCGCGTGTCGTACCCGAGCCGCTCATTACGCTGCGGCCCAAGTACGGAATGCCGATGCTTGTTGAAGCCCGCGCATGA
- a CDS encoding histone deacetylase — protein MFVSYAPGYFVDIGDAHVFPMRKFPLVYERLIGDRVLAPEDVVVPTPARDEDILLAHTRDYWTRLVTGRLTPRELRRLGLPWSEALVLRSRLATQGTLNAARHALADGVAGNLAGGTHHAFPDHGEGFCVLNDIAVAVRVLQRDGDVGRVALIDCDVHQGNANAVIFAGESDVFTFSMHGKNNYPLRKPPSSLDLELPDGMTDGPYLDLLREYVPRVLKEFRPDLVFYLAGVDPYVHDRFGRLALSLEGLMRRDEFVLRACRQAGIPVTITLSGGYARDREDTVMAHCNTYRAAREVFG, from the coding sequence ATGTTTGTTTCCTACGCACCAGGCTACTTTGTGGACATCGGCGACGCGCATGTGTTCCCGATGCGCAAGTTTCCACTTGTATATGAGCGACTGATCGGCGACCGTGTTCTTGCGCCGGAAGACGTAGTGGTGCCGACGCCAGCGCGCGACGAGGACATTTTGCTGGCGCACACCCGTGATTACTGGACGCGCCTCGTCACCGGACGCCTGACGCCGCGCGAACTCCGGCGGCTAGGCTTGCCCTGGTCGGAAGCGTTGGTACTGCGGTCGCGGCTAGCAACGCAAGGTACGCTCAACGCTGCGCGCCATGCTTTGGCGGATGGCGTCGCCGGCAACCTTGCGGGCGGTACGCATCACGCCTTTCCCGACCACGGCGAGGGTTTTTGCGTCCTCAACGACATCGCCGTGGCGGTACGGGTTCTGCAGCGGGACGGTGATGTTGGGCGCGTGGCGCTGATTGACTGCGATGTTCATCAGGGAAACGCCAACGCGGTCATTTTCGCCGGCGAGTCGGATGTGTTTACGTTTTCAATGCACGGCAAAAACAACTATCCGCTGCGCAAGCCGCCGAGTTCGCTCGACCTTGAACTTCCCGACGGCATGACCGACGGCCCGTACCTCGACCTGCTGCGTGAGTACGTCCCTCGCGTGCTGAAAGAGTTTCGCCCAGACCTCGTGTTTTATCTGGCAGGGGTTGACCCGTACGTTCACGACCGCTTTGGGCGCTTGGCGCTTTCATTAGAAGGGCTGATGCGGCGGGATGAGTTTGTCTTACGCGCCTGCCGTCAGGCCGGTATTCCTGTCACCATTACGCTTTCCGGCGGCTATGCGCGCGATCGCGAGGATACGGTTATGGCGCACTGCAACACCTACCGCGCTGCGCGGGAAGTATTCGGTTGA
- a CDS encoding transcriptional repressor: MPEHYRTLATLPPASEGPSPPDAFREEFEVFHRHLAKHRLKRTAQRDLILRTFLETEAHLSVEELYDLVKKRDKTVGFTTVYRTLRLLVEAKLAREVNFNDGRARYEHEYKHDHHDHLICTECDALIEFFSPEIERLQEEIAKQYGFVISDHSHRVFGMCRAYYTNSDDYPPYCRKRPGAISEGEPGRP, from the coding sequence ATGCCGGAGCATTACCGGACATTGGCGACGTTGCCCCCGGCGTCGGAAGGGCCGTCGCCGCCTGACGCTTTTCGTGAAGAGTTTGAGGTCTTCCACCGTCACCTAGCCAAGCACCGTCTCAAGCGGACGGCCCAGCGGGACCTGATTCTGCGCACCTTTCTTGAAACCGAGGCGCACCTCAGCGTTGAAGAACTTTACGACTTGGTCAAAAAGCGCGATAAAACCGTAGGGTTCACGACGGTCTACCGTACGCTGCGCCTGCTGGTCGAAGCCAAGCTCGCTCGGGAAGTCAACTTCAACGATGGGCGTGCGCGGTATGAACACGAGTACAAGCACGACCATCACGATCATCTCATTTGCACCGAATGCGACGCGCTCATTGAGTTTTTCAGCCCGGAAATTGAGCGTCTTCAAGAGGAAATCGCCAAACAGTATGGTTTTGTGATTTCCGATCACAGTCACCGAGTGTTTGGGATGTGCCGGGCCTACTACACCAACAGCGACGACTATCCCCCCTATTGCCGTAAGCGCCCCGGCGCGATTTCTGAAGGAGAACCAGGCCGGCCGTAG
- the ispD gene encoding 2-C-methyl-D-erythritol 4-phosphate cytidylyltransferase — protein MTAVAIVPAGGVGTRFRADRPKQFLELAGCPIIIHTLRQLAACPDISDIVVALPGAARADFDALLMQFPVEKPITAVTGGAERQDSVRLALAAVSTTATVVVVHDAVRPFATTALVTATIAAARADRAAVVGYPATDTIKIVRDGLAYETPPRLTLYAVQTPQAFEAELLREAHARAAAEGFQATDDAMLVERLGVPVRIVPGPRWNLKITHPDDLPLADFLWRQRRQA, from the coding sequence ATGACGGCTGTGGCGATTGTTCCGGCCGGCGGCGTCGGGACGCGCTTTAGGGCTGACCGGCCGAAACAGTTTCTTGAACTCGCCGGCTGCCCCATCATTATTCACACCTTGCGTCAGTTGGCGGCATGTCCCGACATTAGCGACATCGTGGTCGCGTTGCCCGGTGCAGCGCGCGCCGATTTTGACGCGCTTCTGATGCAATTCCCCGTCGAAAAGCCAATCACTGCGGTGACGGGCGGCGCGGAGCGGCAAGATTCGGTTCGGCTGGCGCTGGCTGCTGTATCAACTACTGCTACGGTTGTTGTTGTCCACGACGCGGTGCGCCCCTTTGCGACGACCGCTTTAGTAACGGCGACCATTGCCGCCGCCCGCGCCGACCGAGCCGCCGTTGTCGGATATCCGGCGACTGATACCATCAAAATCGTTCGGGATGGGCTGGCTTATGAAACTCCACCGCGCCTGACGCTCTACGCTGTCCAGACGCCGCAGGCGTTCGAGGCAGAACTGTTGCGGGAAGCCCATGCGCGCGCCGCAGCAGAGGGATTTCAAGCGACCGATGACGCGATGCTGGTTGAGCGGCTGGGCGTACCAGTGCGGATTGTGCCAGGACCACGCTGGAACTTGAAAATTACGCACCCGGACGACCTGCCGCTGGCCGACTTCCTTTGGCGGCAGCGGCGGCAAGCTTGA
- the xseB gene encoding exodeoxyribonuclease VII small subunit — protein MPAKKANEPPSYEAALAELEQIVQQMEDGQLPLETSLDLFERGMMLARLCRERLTAAEQRIETILKSADGDFVIAPFTPAADDADDK, from the coding sequence ATGCCCGCTAAAAAAGCTAATGAACCGCCCAGCTATGAAGCCGCGCTCGCAGAGCTTGAACAGATTGTCCAACAGATGGAAGACGGCCAACTTCCACTGGAGACCTCGCTTGATCTCTTCGAGCGCGGTATGATGCTGGCCCGATTATGTCGAGAGCGTCTGACCGCCGCCGAGCAGCGGATTGAAACCATCCTCAAATCAGCGGACGGCGACTTTGTCATCGCCCCTTTCACACCCGCCGCCGATGACGCCGACGACAAATGA
- a CDS encoding M48 family metallopeptidase, whose amino-acid sequence MTRIIAGIMAGLIAALLATGPVAPPVWGNDRTRPSGPNPYDKFRRLDDRARSRGALPLEEELAFVELAHREIAKQYRFVSDPVIVEYVNRVGRRVAEVSGRPNLPYQFYVVENDQINAFTPGGGRIYIHTGLLKRATTEGQVAAVLAHEVGHNVGYHLSATLRRAQTTGLLIGIAGAILGNGTAGSLAQLGVALVANGMMFKRSRDQEREADFLGLYELYDAGYNTDEMSNMFRLLGSLMQRNPGVFDKIFASHPPPAERLQNTQREILQHLPGSDRRGTRTTQEFVNIQRRLGVTGRALPPTADDETANLPDDTATDPTAPRGTEVTYDDAEEIFARARLDNATPLRAIRGDLLGGTAGNDTVIVYEQNGRVGAVADISGRVYQLQFEDRGRLTPVLPLRPDDVSAVGIIPVARGRRAQAVVVSRHHDQYVWEWTGRGFRYLGVQ is encoded by the coding sequence ATGACGCGCATCATAGCGGGCATCATGGCGGGTTTGATAGCCGCCCTCCTAGCGACTGGTCCGGTCGCCCCGCCGGTCTGGGGCAACGACCGCACACGCCCGTCAGGGCCAAACCCCTACGATAAGTTTCGCCGGCTAGATGATCGCGCGCGCTCGCGCGGCGCACTGCCGCTGGAAGAGGAGCTCGCCTTCGTCGAGCTAGCACACCGCGAAATCGCCAAGCAATACCGCTTCGTCAGTGACCCGGTGATTGTGGAGTACGTCAATCGGGTTGGCCGGCGCGTGGCCGAAGTCTCCGGCCGTCCCAACCTGCCGTACCAGTTCTATGTCGTCGAAAACGACCAGATCAACGCCTTTACGCCCGGCGGCGGACGCATCTACATTCACACGGGGTTGCTCAAGCGGGCGACCACAGAGGGGCAAGTCGCCGCCGTCCTCGCGCATGAAGTCGGCCACAACGTCGGTTATCACCTGAGCGCAACCCTGCGCCGGGCGCAGACGACTGGACTGTTGATTGGCATTGCTGGAGCGATCTTGGGCAACGGGACGGCCGGATCGCTCGCCCAACTGGGAGTTGCTCTGGTCGCCAACGGGATGATGTTCAAACGGTCGCGCGATCAGGAACGGGAAGCCGATTTTCTAGGCCTCTATGAACTGTACGACGCCGGTTACAACACCGACGAAATGAGCAACATGTTCCGCCTGCTGGGATCGCTGATGCAGCGCAATCCCGGCGTCTTCGATAAAATCTTCGCTTCGCACCCGCCGCCGGCCGAGCGACTGCAGAACACGCAGCGGGAGATTCTTCAGCACCTGCCCGGTTCTGACCGCCGTGGGACGCGCACAACGCAGGAGTTCGTCAACATTCAGCGCCGGCTGGGGGTGACGGGTCGGGCGTTGCCGCCGACGGCGGATGACGAAACCGCCAACCTGCCGGACGATACAGCGACCGACCCGACGGCGCCGCGCGGTACCGAGGTGACTTATGACGACGCTGAGGAAATCTTCGCCCGCGCCCGATTGGACAACGCAACGCCGTTGCGCGCCATACGCGGTGACCTGCTGGGCGGGACGGCTGGCAACGATACGGTGATTGTTTATGAGCAGAACGGGCGCGTCGGCGCAGTGGCGGACATCAGCGGTCGCGTCTACCAACTTCAGTTTGAAGACCGTGGACGTTTGACGCCGGTGTTGCCGCTGCGCCCAGACGATGTGTCGGCGGTCGGCATTATCCCGGTTGCGCGCGGGCGGCGGGCGCAAGCAGTGGTGGTCAGTCGCCACCATGACCAGTATGTTTGGGAATGGACTGGGCGCGGCTTCCGCTATCTTGGCGTGCAGTAG
- a CDS encoding long-chain fatty acid--CoA ligase, whose amino-acid sequence MLHGLMMDYPLTMTHFLERARRYHHDVEIVTKQPDGSLHRYTYGDAYRRICRLANALTKLGVQPGDRIGSLAWNHYQHLELYFAVPCYGAVMHTLNLRLSAEQLAYVINHAEDRFIFVDASLTPLLEAIQSQLKSVERYIIINAPSNFQTALPNVLHYEDLLRDEPETFTFPRLDERAAAGLCYTSGTTGNPKGVLYSHRSQFIHTIAAGAGDALSLSSTDTVIAVVPMFHANAWALPYLSASLGFKLVLPGPHLKPEMLAQLIQDEKVTVAAGVPTLWIGMYQAIKAHGFDVSSLRALIVGGAAFPKNWIEAYEKEFGIPVVHAWGMTEMSPMGTSTGTLVARKDLSLDERIAIKTHQGYAPPGVEMRIVGDDGREMPWDGQSVGEIQVRGPWVIGAYYKDDSAATQFTPDGWFRTGDVGTIDPKGLLTITDRTKDLIKSGGEWISSVMLENLIMAHPKVLEAAVIAVPNEKWSERPLALVVPRNSDDRPTPEELRDLVAAHCAKFWIPDEFRFIESIPKTSVGKFDKKALRQMYAEGKL is encoded by the coding sequence ATGCTACACGGTCTGATGATGGATTATCCGCTGACGATGACGCACTTTCTTGAACGCGCGCGGCGGTACCACCATGACGTTGAAATCGTCACCAAACAACCGGACGGCTCGCTGCACCGATACACCTACGGCGACGCCTACCGGCGTATTTGTCGGCTGGCGAACGCGCTGACCAAGCTGGGCGTACAGCCGGGCGACCGCATTGGTTCGCTGGCGTGGAACCACTACCAACACTTGGAGCTGTACTTTGCCGTACCCTGCTACGGCGCGGTTATGCACACGCTCAACCTGCGGCTGTCGGCGGAACAGTTGGCTTATGTCATCAACCACGCCGAAGACCGCTTCATTTTTGTTGACGCCAGTCTAACGCCGCTGCTGGAAGCCATCCAGTCGCAGCTGAAGAGTGTTGAGCGCTACATCATCATCAACGCGCCATCGAATTTTCAGACGGCGCTGCCGAACGTCCTGCACTACGAAGACCTCCTGCGGGATGAGCCGGAGACGTTCACCTTTCCGCGGCTTGACGAACGCGCGGCGGCGGGGTTGTGCTACACCAGCGGGACGACCGGCAATCCCAAGGGCGTGCTTTACAGCCATCGGTCGCAGTTCATCCATACGATTGCCGCCGGCGCTGGCGATGCGCTGTCGCTTTCCAGCACCGATACGGTCATCGCCGTCGTGCCGATGTTCCACGCCAACGCTTGGGCATTGCCGTACTTGAGCGCTTCGCTCGGTTTCAAGCTGGTTCTGCCGGGGCCGCACCTCAAGCCGGAGATGCTGGCGCAGCTGATTCAGGACGAGAAAGTGACCGTGGCGGCCGGCGTCCCAACGCTCTGGATTGGGATGTACCAGGCCATCAAGGCACACGGGTTTGATGTTTCGAGCTTGCGGGCGTTAATTGTCGGCGGCGCGGCGTTTCCTAAAAACTGGATTGAAGCCTATGAGAAAGAATTCGGTATTCCGGTTGTCCACGCTTGGGGGATGACTGAAATGTCCCCGATGGGAACCTCGACCGGCACGCTTGTGGCACGGAAAGATCTCTCGCTTGACGAACGCATCGCCATCAAAACACATCAGGGCTATGCGCCGCCCGGCGTCGAAATGCGCATTGTCGGTGACGACGGTCGTGAAATGCCTTGGGACGGCCAGTCGGTTGGCGAAATTCAGGTGCGTGGGCCGTGGGTCATTGGCGCGTACTACAAAGACGATTCCGCCGCCACACAGTTTACCCCCGACGGCTGGTTTCGCACCGGCGATGTGGGGACGATTGATCCCAAGGGTCTGCTGACCATCACGGACCGCACGAAAGACCTCATCAAGAGCGGCGGCGAGTGGATTTCGAGTGTTATGCTTGAAAACCTCATCATGGCGCATCCGAAGGTGTTGGAGGCGGCGGTCATCGCCGTGCCGAATGAAAAGTGGAGCGAACGCCCGCTGGCGCTGGTTGTCCCGCGCAACTCTGACGACCGTCCGACGCCGGAGGAACTGCGCGACTTGGTCGCGGCGCACTGTGCGAAGTTCTGGATTCCTGACGAATTCCGCTTCATCGAGAGCATTCCTAAAACTTCCGTCGGCAAGTTTGACAAGAAGGCGCTGCGTCAAATGTACGCCGAAGGCAAACTGTGA
- a CDS encoding FHA domain-containing protein, whose amino-acid sequence MTPTTNEPPVPAPETASATLTVTHLHGALAGRRQLIHRFPALIGRSHRCEVQLDPNDTKASGRHAQLVFDGQTFWIEDLGSTNGTRLNGRPITRAALTSGDDIEFGPGGPRLRVTFDLPTERWIGNVGGETYYLGVCEFPLRSAWRFPAYAAGGLCLLLPLWLDSVVAAVLLIPVGLLALLLGWGLTRVNITITPLHLEYQGLWRQVTLPWSEVTHLYVNLQGADGRRADYTVVGRRQTVTFRPTSYVGGIELARLIVRRTGKRWTPPPGKN is encoded by the coding sequence ATGACGCCGACGACAAATGAACCGCCCGTTCCCGCTCCGGAAACCGCTTCCGCCACACTAACGGTGACGCATCTCCACGGCGCGTTGGCTGGACGGCGACAGCTTATCCACCGCTTCCCTGCCCTTATCGGGCGCTCCCACCGGTGTGAGGTTCAACTAGACCCCAACGATACAAAGGCCTCAGGTCGCCACGCCCAACTGGTATTTGACGGGCAAACTTTCTGGATTGAAGACTTAGGCAGCACCAACGGCACGCGCCTCAACGGCCGTCCCATCACGCGGGCGGCACTCACCAGCGGCGACGACATCGAGTTTGGGCCTGGCGGCCCGCGCCTGCGCGTGACTTTTGACCTCCCTACTGAGCGATGGATCGGCAATGTTGGGGGCGAGACATACTATCTAGGCGTTTGTGAGTTTCCACTGCGTTCAGCGTGGCGTTTTCCGGCTTACGCAGCTGGCGGCCTATGCCTACTCCTACCTCTGTGGTTGGACAGCGTGGTCGCCGCTGTCCTGCTGATCCCAGTTGGGCTGCTGGCGCTCCTACTTGGTTGGGGACTGACGCGCGTTAATATCACCATCACGCCGCTTCACTTGGAATATCAAGGTTTGTGGCGGCAAGTGACGTTACCGTGGTCGGAGGTAACGCACCTATATGTCAACTTACAGGGCGCGGATGGTCGCCGCGCCGACTACACCGTGGTTGGACGGCGACAGACTGTCACCTTCAGGCCAACCAGCTACGTCGGCGGCATTGAGCTGGCGCGGCTCATCGTCCGCCGGACGGGCAAGCGGTGGACGCCGCCACCCGGCAAAAACTGA
- a CDS encoding DUF979 domain-containing protein — MAEGASLVARVVAHPATLEVAFVLISALLWGYAVQVVRDRRRARRWLAAMYWFLLGLLFGFGAWLPHWLAGLCVVALVGIEAAGGVRMQATPTPSGDPAAPGFRALWPVLTIPAVTFAVAGLAALSGGDVGRGAVVGLAVGGVVAAGVALAAGDFSGQTALDAGRRLTEDIGPLHLLPQLLASLGLLFTAAGVGNLLADVVGGVVPRGSALGAAAAYFLSMTLFTALVGNSFAAFSVITTGVGVPLVIAPFGLDPAFVAMLGLTAGSCGTLCTPMAANFNLLPVGLYGLADNYAVIRLQWRLAAVLWAAHIVVFSLFVLS; from the coding sequence ATGGCTGAGGGGGCGTCGCTCGTCGCCCGCGTCGTCGCCCATCCGGCGACGCTGGAAGTCGCCTTTGTGTTGATTAGCGCGTTGCTGTGGGGGTACGCCGTTCAGGTCGTCCGTGACCGGCGGCGTGCAAGGCGTTGGTTGGCAGCAATGTACTGGTTTTTGCTCGGTCTGCTGTTCGGCTTCGGCGCTTGGCTGCCCCACTGGCTTGCCGGATTGTGCGTCGTGGCGTTGGTTGGGATTGAAGCGGCGGGCGGCGTCCGCATGCAGGCGACGCCCACGCCGTCCGGCGACCCGGCCGCGCCGGGCTTCCGTGCTCTGTGGCCTGTGCTGACCATTCCGGCCGTCACCTTCGCCGTCGCCGGTCTTGCGGCGCTCTCCGGCGGTGATGTCGGACGCGGCGCCGTCGTCGGGCTGGCGGTCGGCGGCGTTGTGGCGGCCGGCGTGGCGCTGGCGGCGGGCGACTTTTCAGGACAAACCGCCCTTGACGCCGGTCGCCGCCTGACCGAGGACATCGGCCCGCTGCACCTGTTGCCCCAACTGCTGGCGTCGCTGGGTCTGCTGTTTACGGCCGCAGGCGTGGGCAACCTGCTTGCGGACGTTGTCGGAGGCGTTGTCCCACGCGGTAGCGCGCTGGGCGCCGCCGCCGCGTACTTCCTCAGCATGACGCTGTTTACGGCGCTCGTCGGCAATTCCTTCGCCGCCTTTTCCGTCATCACGACCGGCGTCGGCGTCCCGCTGGTTATTGCGCCCTTTGGGCTTGATCCCGCATTTGTCGCCATGTTGGGACTGACGGCTGGGAGTTGCGGAACGCTCTGCACCCCAATGGCGGCCAACTTTAACTTGCTCCCGGTCGGGCTGTACGGCCTTGCCGACAACTACGCCGTCATTCGTTTACAGTGGCGATTGGCGGCCGTACTGTGGGCGGCGCACATCGTCGTTTTCAGTCTCTTTGTGTTGTCTTAG
- a CDS encoding biotin-dependent carboxyltransferase family protein: MGIYVLEAGLYASVQDAGRPGLRRLGVAPGGVLDYPAAAIANLLVGNAPESPVLEIHFPAPRLRFAQETFIALGGADFSPTLDGRPLANWRRHRVRSGQQLSFGKPRYGRWAYLAFAGGGLATPRWFGSAAMTPFAGLDGLLGRPLRAGDVLPLPPCLPALTDDAALAPTALPAYARGVVRPIRVVPGPEFNRLAPDDRARFFTEAFTVGAASNRMATRLEGARLRLAEPLELVSSAVACGVIQLPPDGRPTVLLADAHTVGGYPRAAFVIAADLPDFVQRPLGATVHFQPTTIAEAERAATALRRGLAKLTAAVALTKTTQRD; this comes from the coding sequence GTGGGGATTTACGTTTTGGAAGCCGGATTATATGCCTCCGTTCAGGACGCCGGACGCCCCGGCTTACGTCGTTTGGGTGTCGCGCCGGGCGGCGTTCTGGATTACCCGGCGGCGGCCATCGCCAACCTTCTGGTGGGCAACGCACCGGAGTCGCCAGTGCTGGAAATCCATTTCCCTGCTCCGCGTCTGCGGTTCGCACAAGAGACGTTCATTGCCCTCGGCGGCGCGGATTTCAGCCCGACGCTGGATGGACGCCCACTGGCCAACTGGCGACGGCATCGTGTGCGGTCAGGGCAACAACTCAGCTTCGGTAAACCACGCTATGGTCGTTGGGCGTATCTGGCCTTTGCGGGCGGTGGGTTGGCGACGCCACGCTGGTTCGGCAGCGCCGCTATGACGCCCTTTGCCGGGCTGGACGGCCTGCTTGGCCGTCCGCTTCGGGCCGGCGATGTGCTGCCGCTGCCGCCTTGCCTCCCGGCGCTGACCGACGATGCAGCGTTGGCTCCAACGGCGTTGCCAGCGTACGCGCGGGGCGTTGTGCGTCCGATTCGCGTCGTACCGGGGCCGGAATTCAACCGTCTTGCGCCGGACGACCGAGCGCGTTTTTTCACGGAAGCATTCACGGTCGGCGCAGCTTCCAACCGCATGGCGACTCGACTGGAAGGCGCGCGGCTGCGCTTAGCTGAACCGCTGGAACTTGTCTCGTCGGCTGTCGCCTGCGGCGTCATTCAGCTTCCGCCCGACGGTCGCCCGACAGTGCTGTTGGCGGACGCGCACACTGTCGGCGGCTATCCGCGCGCAGCCTTTGTCATCGCCGCTGACCTACCGGATTTTGTGCAGCGTCCGCTTGGCGCGACGGTTCACTTTCAACCGACAACCATCGCGGAGGCCGAGCGTGCCGCAACGGCGCTCCGGCGAGGACTCGCAAAACTAACCGCTGCCGTAGCTCTTACTAAGACAACACAAAGAGACTGA
- a CDS encoding cytochrome c — protein sequence MVKRIVLTATLVGALAASWVAPAAQKGKTVGDAAKGRELFAQTCAPCHSATSKAENIGPGLKGLFREKKMPATGRPVSVAVVRSQIQKGGGGMPGFGSKYTTQELNDLIAYLRTL from the coding sequence ATGGTCAAACGCATCGTACTCACTGCTACGCTTGTCGGCGCGCTGGCCGCAAGTTGGGTTGCGCCGGCTGCCCAAAAAGGCAAAACCGTCGGTGACGCCGCCAAAGGTAGGGAACTGTTCGCCCAGACCTGCGCCCCCTGTCACAGCGCTACAAGCAAAGCTGAAAACATCGGCCCCGGTTTGAAAGGTCTCTTTAGAGAGAAGAAAATGCCTGCCACCGGCCGACCGGTTTCCGTTGCTGTCGTTCGGTCGCAGATTCAGAAAGGCGGCGGCGGTATGCCGGGGTTCGGGAGCAAATACACTACTCAGGAACTCAATGATTTGATTGCCTACCTGCGTACGCTGTGA